Below is a genomic region from Streptomyces sp. NBC_00461.
TGCGCCTGCACGACACGTCCGACGTTGCCGCGCTGCGGGCGATGCACACCCCGCGGGGCGACTTCGCCGACCCGGCGGCGCAGCACACCCGCGTACCCGACAGAGGCGCGGAACTGGCCGCCACGACAGCCGCACTGCGGGCCCTCAAGACCTTCGGCGCCCCCCTCACGGGAAACGCCGCCACCACCACCCGGCGCTGGCTCGACACCGACGGAACCCGCGCCGCGGCCACCAGCCTCACTCAGCGACTGCACCTGGTCCAGGCCCGCGCCGCCCTGGGACTGCCGGCCCCCGCCGCACTGCGTAACACCCTGCGGACCTGGTGGTCCCGCACCGGCGCGAACCAGCACGGCCCTGTGTCCGGCGACGCCTTCCTGGAGACCTGCTCCTACATCCGGTTGGCCCGGATCGCCGACGTCGAGCTGAGCGGGCGGCGCGACCAGTTGCTGGCGAACCTCGACCCCTCACCGCTGCCCGTGGGAGACCCGCAGATCGCCGATGCCCTCACGGAGTCCCTCACTGTGCTGCACGCGAAGCCGGCCCGTTCGGCGGCACTGCGCCGGTATCTGTGGACGCGCCGACTCCCCAGCGGTCTGTTCTCGGCCGTGCAGCAACGAGACGGAGACCTTGAGGCGTCGTTCCAGGTCGAGGCGTTGCGGACGCTGACCGGACTGCCCACGCAGGACCCGCAGCTCGCAGCGGCCCTGCGCGCGCACCGCGGCACCGTGCAGCGTTCTGGGCAAGGGGCACAGGCCGTCTGGCTGGCCGTGCTGGAGGCGGCGGGGGGAAGCGTCGGCACCCCGGACCGGCGGACCCTCACGGCACAGGCGGTCAAGGACGTGCCACCACTCTCCGCCGGGACCGCCCAGCAGTGGTCCGAGGTGAGCGCCGCCCTGCGCAGCTCCCATCTGCGGGTTCCACGCGTGGACATCACACCGTGGCCGGCAGACACCGCCGAGCACCGCTACGCGACCTACCTCGCCGTCAGCGGGCTCGAAAAGGACGGCCGACTCGCGGAGTTGCCCAACACACCCTCGTCCGACGCCCTTGCCCGACAGGGGATGGAGCTGCTGCGGACCGGCTCCCTGCACCAGGCCGAGGCGGCCCTCAGCGCCGCGCACGCCACGGGCTGGCACCCGACCGCGGCCCAACGCACCCTGATGGCGGACCGGCTGACTTCCCTGCAGGGCTGCCCGGGCACTCCGTCACTGTTCCGTGACTCCGCCTCCTCCCAGGCCTGTGACGTGTACGCCACGCTCTCCGCCTGGCGGATCTTCGCCCTGCTCGGCACGGTTCCTCGGCAGTGATCGCCATTGGCGAAACCGCCGTCCGGCTCCGCATCGAAGACAAGGAGATCAAAGAGTGGGATTCATCGCCTAGCTGCACGATGCGGTAGGAGGCCAGGCCCCCGGCGGGAGTCCGCATGGCGTTCCCTCGATGGTCAGCCGGACCGGCAGCGGCGTGGTGCCGATCACGTTTTCAAGGCCGGCCTCGTCCGGCTGCGGCTCCATGTCCGCAGCGCTGGCCGCCATCCCTTGTTCTTCGCAGGGAGGCTCGGCCGTCAGCGGGCGGGAGCGCGATCCTTGGCCCGGAGGGGCGAAGCGCCGCAGATCGCTGCGTCTGTGGTGACGGTCATGCCGGGCGTTTCTGGTTCTCGACGTAGCCCTTGACGATGCTCAGCGGTGCGCCGCCGCAGGAAGATCCGCAACATGAGTAAGGCCCCAGAACCCAAGCCCGGCACCGACCAGCCGGGCGGCTTCCTGCACGACGGGGCCGCCGCCAAAGCCGGGCTCAACAAGTCGATCAACGATGCCGGATGGGGGCCCTATCTCTTTCGTCAAGGGGCGGGTCGGTTGATTGGTGATGTTTCAGGCGGCTTGGGGGACGGCTTGAGGTTCGAAGAACGTGCCGTCGCGGAGCATTGCGAAGAGCACGTCGACGCGGCGGCGTGCGAGACACATCAGGGCCTGCTTGTGCCGCTTGCCCTCGGCCTTCTTCCGCTCGTAGTAGGCCCGGGAGGCCGGGTCGGACAGCGAGGCGAACGCGGCGAGGAAGAAGGCCCGTTTCAGGTGCTTGTTGCCTCTGCGGGACGGGCTCTCGCCGCGGATCGAGGACCCCGACCGCCTGGTCACCGGAGCGAGCCCGGCATAGGCGGCGAGGTGGCCCGCGGTCGGGAAGGCGGTGCCGTCACCGACGTCGATGAGGATCCTGGCTCCGGTCCTGACGCCTATCCCCGGCATCGACGTCAGGAGCTCGGAAAGAGGGTGCGACTTGAGCAACTCCTCGATGTCCGAGGCCAGTTCCTTGCGCTGGTCGAGCAGGCTGGCCAGGTTCTTCGCGAGCTTGGGCACGATCACCGCGGCCGCGTCGGTGCCCGTGACGACGACGGTCTAGAAGGTAACGGGGTTCCTGACGCACACCGCCAGGGAGAACCGACCCGCACAGGAAAAATTCCACTGCGTGGCCTGGGGCCACCACGCGCACGCCGACACCGTGGCAGCCACCCACGTGCTACGGGCCGGGCTGGTCCGTCGCGACGCCAACCCGGCATAGCGAGAAGCCCCCGGCTTCAGCTGGGGGAGGAGTCACCAAGAAACGGCGTGGCTGGCTCGGCTCGTCGATGCCCCACCCTCGCGTCACGTCATTCCGCACAGTGACGCTGTCGGAAGCGGAGTCGACGCCCGCCGCGTGGAGTAGCGGGTATGGGCATATGGGGCGTGCGGGCAGACCCCCGGCCGTCGTCCCGCACGCCGGCTGAAAGTGCCTCCGAGGAGAGTGGGAACAAGGAGTTCAATCCCACTGGGTGTTGTGGTTCAGGAGGCGGTTGTGGGCGTCGTATTCATCCACCGCGGCGATGCTCTGTCCGGAGGCGATGGGGATTGCGTAGGCGCGGTAGGCGGTGCCGGGGACGGCGGCCACCTTTGCGGTCGCGTGCCGGCCGTCGCGGAAGGTCATCGTGGCATGGGCGACGGCGGCGTCGGGATGGACCAGGAACAGCCGACTGCCGGTGTTGCCCTTGTCGGTGTTGCCCTCCAGTGAGGCGCCGGTGGTGTGGTCGGTGTCGCGGGTGCCGTCGACCACGGTGCAGCCTGCCCAGGGGTCGGTTGTATGTCCCTCCGGCGCGCCGTCGATGACGACGTTCGTGCACAGCAGGCTGTGCCCCTTGGGTGCCGGGCTGTGCAGCAAGCCGGACGGAGAGGGCGGGGTGAAGCCCTTGGGGAACGTGGCGTAGTACGTCAGCGTCACCGACCACGGCTCGCCTCCCAGCACACCCCGCCCCACCACAACACTCCGCGGCACCGCCGATGGAGAGGGCCGGGGCGAAGAAGCGGTGGTTGTCTGCTGCTGCGGGCGAATGTTCTCCGCCTCGGTGCCGGGTAGGAAAAGAGTCACGGTCAGGCAGACGGCGAGGATTGCGCCTGCGGACGCCACGGCGGCGCGGCGGTGGGCGCGGCGAGACCGGCCGGCCTTGAGGATCTGCTGCACAGGGGCGGCGGACGGCTGCCGCTGGTGGGCCGTGCGTGCCAGAGCGCGGCGCAGGGCCTGCTCATGCTGGGGGGTGCTGTCGCTGTCTGCTGGGGGGGACGGCCGGGTCACGGGGCATCTCCGAGGCTGGTGAGGGACTGGATGGCCAGTGCCGGGTGCGTTCTGAGCTTGGCCAGTGCACGCGAGGCCTGGCTCTTGACTGTCCCCTCGGAGCAGCCCAGTGCATGAGCGACTTCTTCGATGCTCAGATCCTCCCAGTAGCGCAGCACGACGACGGTGCGCTGCCGCGGGGGCAACTCGGACAGAGCCTTGAGCAGCACATCCCGCTTTTCGCTGCCCGCGGCCTCATCGGGTTCCGTGGCGTCCGGGAGGAAGGGCATGAGCAGGTGAACGACGCGGTGCTTGCGATGGCGGCTGCGATTGTTGTTGATCAGGGCGCGTCGCACGTACGCGTCAGTCTCGTCCCTGCGCAGCCGCCGCCACTGCGTGTACACCTTGATCAGCGTCGTCTGCACAAGGTCCTCGGCTTCGTGGAAGTCGCCGGTGAGCATGTAGGCGGTGCGCACCAGTTGCGACCAGCGCGTGGTGGCGAACTGGACGAATTCGGTGTCGTCGTCGCCGTTCCTGCCGAGGTACACGAAGTGCCTGTCCCTGCCGTCTGAGATCGTGGAAATGTCCTGCATCCCGTGGTCGGGGGCCGGTGGTCGGCCCGGCCCCCGACCGGACACGGGGTCAGCGCCACTGGGTGTTGTGGTTCAGGAGGCGGTTGTGGGCGTCGTATTCATCCACCGCGGCGATGCTCTGTCCGGAGGCGATGGGGATTGCGTAGGCGCGGTAGGCGGTGCCGGGGACGGCGGCCACCTTTGCGGTCGCGTGCCGGCCGTCGCGGAAGGTCATCGTGGCATGGGCGACGGCGGCGTCGGGATGGACCAGGAACAGCCGACTGCCGGTGTTGCCCTTGTCGGTGTTGCCCTCCAGTGAGGCGCCGGTGGTGTGGTCGGTGTCGCGGGTGCCGTCGACCACGGTGCAGCCTGCCCAGGGGTCGGTTGTATGTCCCTCCGGCGCGCCGTCGATGACGACGTTCGTGCACAGCAGGCTGTGCCCCTTGGGTGCCGGGCTGTGCAGCAAGCCGGACGGAGAGGGCGGGGTGAAGCCCTTGGGGAACGTGGCGTAGTACGTCAGCGTCACCGACCACGGCTTGCCTCCCAGCACACCCCGCCCCACCACAACACTCCGCGGCGCTGGGGCTCCAGACGGTGTGGGGTGGCCAACGGACTGTCGCGCAGCCGAGGCGGCGCGGTGGCTGACAGCGGGGGTGCTGGAGCGATGAGAGGCGTCGGAGGCGGCCGCAGCGGCAGCAGTGATGCCTACCGCCGCGACACCCGCAGCGACCGTGGTCGCGAGCTTCTTGATCCTTGTCGCGGACACAGTTCTCCTTCTGTAGACGGGCAGATGGGAGCGGCGCCTCTCCGCTTTGGAATACTCCGTTTGCTTCCGGGAGGTTGCATGACCCGGGACCGCCGTGCATGGGCCAAGTGCTGGGAGCGTGGGTGCACGCGCCAGAAGGCGAGAGCCTGACACCCCCCGATCGAGTTCGACGAGAGTCTTCGAACGGCAGGGCCGACAGGCAGAACATTCCTTCGTGCAGGAGGGACCAAGGCGGCGAGCCCGCGACGTCCCGCGGCGAAGCGCAGGCAGCGTTACCACCGGTACAGCGTGATCGCGGACAGAGCGGCCAGGCGGGTAAGCGGCCACATGAGGCGCTAGTCGGGCAGCACGTCGTGTCACATTGCGGTCAACGCGGCCGGTGCCTGCGGCATCCCAGAGGACGCCGCAGGCATGCGGATCAGCGGAAGTGGATGAACGACAGCCCGGCGGTGGCGATGGTATGCCGGCTGTATGAGTAGTACCGGTAACCGTCGTAGCTGTCGGCGTAGTTGTAGTCCTCCACGTCGACCGTGCCGTTGCCCACGCCCAGCACGAAGCCAACATGGCCCATGGAGCCTGCACCATCGACTCCCGCCGGCAGGACGGCGACGCTGTTCACCGCGGGCGTGCTGTTGACGACCAGGCCGAGGTTGCGCGCGTTCGCCACCCAGGTTCCGGCGTGGCCGAACCAGCCGCCGTGCCAGCCATTGCTGAAGTCTGCGATCTTGAGGTTGTGGCGTATCCGCCAGGCGACGAACGAAGTGCACTCTCTGGTCAGGAAGCCCGCTCCGTCGCTGACATCGATGCTGCTGTTGGCGTACGGGTAGTCGTTGCTGCCGCCGACAACGATGTTGGTGCCCGCGGCCCACAAGGGTTTGTTGGTGTTGCTGTAGACGACGGTATTCCCGTCACTCTGAAGGGTCAGATAAGCGCCGGCGTGAGCGTTGGTGTTCGACGCCCACAGGGCTTTGTTGGCGCTGCTGTAGACGACCAGATTCCCGTCGCCCTGCATGTCGGCGCGTGCGCCGGCGTTGCCCGCCGTGCGGCTGGACCAGAGCGGTACATTGTCGAGGGTGTACTCCACCAGGTTCCCGTCGCCCTGCATCGTCAGGCGGTATTCCCCTGAGGCGACGGTGAGTGACTGCCCCGCCGTCAACTGGTGACCGGCTGTCAGGGTCGACGTGGGCGCGGCGTGAGCGGTGGCGGAGGACCCGGTGGCCGCCAAGGCGGGAGCGCCAGCCGTCATGACCGCCGCTGTGGCGAGGAGTACCGCGGTACCCAACGCGAGAACACCGTGTCGCCGGGTGTGCTGATGCGCAACAACAGGCATTGCTGTCCCTTCCCGAGCGCGAAGTCCTCCCGCGGCACGGCCAGTGGCCAGCCACGTGAGAGGGGCGGGAGACCGGAGCCAATGCCCGGCTGGCACAGCGTGCTGCACTTCAGTGGGACGGGTCATGCCCACTGTTTGTGCCACTCCCGCGTGTAGGTGTTACGACCCACAGCACAGCCGCGGCAGCTGAGTCATCGCCATCTGGCGCCGAAGTGCGCTTGGGACGCACCGGGCTTCACAGGCCCCGGAAACCTCAACTGGTCGGCAGGCTCTGGTCGTTGCCCTGGTTCGTGATGTCCAGGGTCAGTTCCACGCTCGTTCCCGCGCCTGGGGCGGATTCCAGGTGAACGTGGCCGCCGATTTCCAGGAGCCGGCGGCGGATGGACTGGGGCAGGCCCCACCCGACGGGTTGGTGAGCGGGGTCGAAGCCGCGCCCATGGTCCACGATGCTGATGGTCACCTGCGTAGGGGTGGCGGCTGCGTGGAGTACGGCCCTGTCGACGCCGGCGTGCTTGGCGACGTTGGTCAGTGCTTCCTCGACCGCGCCGGACAGAGCGGCGACCGATGCGGCTGCCAGACCGGCGCGGACGGCATCCTGCTGCCGCAAGGAGCCGTCGACGAGCTGGACGTCGAGGCCGTGTTCAGTCTTGCGGCACACCACTGCCTGTAGAGCGGTGAGCAGGTCATGTTCGTGGTCGATCGGGTCACCGCGGACCAGGGCGCGCAGCCATGTGGCCTCGCCGGCGACCTGGGCGCGCAGCCGGTCGTCGGCGATCCAGTGACCGCGAGCCAGTGTCTCCATGGTCTGCAGCACCCGGTCGTGCAGGGCCCTGGCGTGCCGGAGGCGCTCGCGTTCGGTGGCCAACGCGGCCGCGTCGGCGACGGCTTTGGCACGCGTGGTGTCCAGTTCACCGGCGGAACGGCGCAGTTCACGCGCGACGATCCAGGTGACCGAGGTGTCGGCGAAGTAACTGATGGTGTCGGGAAGAGCGTTCCAGGGGCGCTCCAAGCCGAAGAACAAGGACGAGAGGACGTATCCGGCGGCCAGCGCGGTGGTCGCGGCGAGGACGGCAACGTACCGGAGGTAGGCGACGCCGATTCCGATGCTGGTCAGGATGGTGAAGCCGTACATGAAGTACGCCCAGGTCAGGGCATCCTGCGTATCAGTGAGTGCCGCGTTGGCGGCGAGGGCCGCGACGCACAGAGCGATGTCGGCGCTCATCGTGACCGGCGTGATCTTTCGGCGACGCAGCCAGTAGACGCTCAGCAGCACGCTTTCCAGGCAGACGGTCAGGGCGACGGTCAGGACCCACCCGGGGCGCGCGTACTGGGCGCTGTGGGACAGGACGGTGATCAGGACCTGGAGGATCCCGGTCGCGCGGAAGAGTACGGCAGTGAGCGTGAGCATGCGCTCGCTGCGCTGTGCCGCGGTCGCCTCGGGCACCTTCACGGACTGCGCTGACTGGTTGGTCCGCACGCGGGTCAGGGTCACTCCGTTCCTGCGGTCTGCTTGCCCTGGCGTTGCAGGGCGGCGCGGGTCAGCTCGGCCTTGTTGCCCAACTGCAGCTTACGGCGGATGCGTTCGACGTAGGTGTCCACGGTCGCCTTGCTGATGCCCATGCGGGTGGCGGTCTGGGCGTGCGTGAAGCCCCGGGCGATGTAGGCCAGGGCTTCCTCCTCACGCGCCGACAGCTGCGGGGCATCGGCACCGCCGTCCGACGCACCGTGACGGGAACGGGCGTCCGGGCCGGCGCCGAGCTCGCTGTGGATCACGTCGGCGAGTTCGGAGGACATCGCGAATCCGCCGGCTGCGACGGTCTCCACGGCCTGCGCGAACATCTCGATGCTGGAGTGCTTGGTCAGGTACCCCCGGGCACCGGCCTGGATGGCTCCCACGACGTCTCGCGGCCGGCCTGAGGCGGACATCACCAGAACCTTGGTCCACGCGGATAGTTCCGCCACCGCGGGCAGCGAGGGCGTGTCCACGTTCAGGTACAGGTCCAGCAGCAGTACGTCCGGCGGGGACGCGCCGGTGTCCAGCTCATCGGGTGAGCCGATCGACTGGGTGACCCGTACGTTGGGCCGGGCGGAGAGAGCGTGTTCAACGCCGCATCTGGCAATGGGATGGTCATCGATGATCGCCACATCGATCATGTCACTCCAGCATCGCCCGTAGCCCTGGGGGCTTGATTCCGACATTGTTCGATCAGCGTCCACATCTTCTCCGCAAGCGGTGACGGGCACAACTGATTCCATGTGCCTCGGTGAACGCACTGTCTGATCTTCGGGTTGCACCGAGCGAGTCACGTATTTGCACCACAGCCGAGTAGTCCCATTGTCCGGCTATCAGGGTCGTCGCCCTCGGCCTAGCGTTTCCACGCCACGCCACGCATAAGCGGCAAGCGCCCGGCACATGCGCCGGGCCTCGCGAGGGCGGCGGCGCCTCGCCGGACAGAGCCAGCGAGCGCCACCTCGATGACAAGGAGATCAAACCATGAGACCGCATCGCGCAACTGCACGTCGTGGGAAGGCGAGCGGCATCGGCCGCAACACCATACGCCGGCTGTCTTCGCTGACTGCAGCAGTCGCCGTCGTGGTCGGCGGCGTCACGCTGGCCGCAGCGGACCCCGCGACGGCGGTGGGCGCCGGTCGCGTCTGCATGTTCAACGCTACGGAAGGCGCCTGGATCGCCGGTCACGTCGGTTGGGCATTCCGGGTCGGCGGGGCCGACGACTGGATCTATGGCGCGACCGAGGACCCCAGCCACAACTGGCAGAAGGAGAGCAACTGGAAGACCATGCTGGACACCTTCAGGGCCCAGGGCGGCAAGGGGTATTACGACACCTACCGTTGCAGGAACACCGGCCACAGCTCGGTGACCGCTGCCAAGGATGAGGTCAAGTCGGCGTACTCGCGGCCTTACGACGCCGGCACCGACAACTGCCTCACCAGATCGGTGGAGTTCTTCCTGGCCTACGACTCCGACCTTTGGAACGACTTGCCGCTTTCCAGCTACACGGGCCCCAACTGGTACTACGACAACGACCTCGGTGGTTTCGAGGGCAAGGTCAACCTCTGACTCAGTGGCATGTGGGTCTCCCCGTTGCTCGTAGCGGTCGGAATCTGTCGCGGCCTCACCTGGCCTTGATCTGCAGAATGGCGGCACGCCGAGAAACGCCGTAGTTCACGGCGCTCAGCAGCGGTGAGGAGCGGCAGCGCAGCGCCTCTCGTCGGCGCCGCACCTAACCATGTCACCCCGGAGGACGGCCGGGCTTGTCGCTCGCTGCCATGTGTTTGAAGATGCTTGCCTGGCCTGCTGGGGCGAATGAGTGGTGTCACAGCCGACTGCTGGGCGATGCCTTGGACTTACCCGCCTCTCTGACGAATTCCGTTGTGGGCCTCGACTCGTCAACGGGGTTCGATTGATTGATCCGGTGGTCTGCCCGTCACCCTCGTAGGGTTCGAGTGGCAGCGGAGCTGCTGGCGGGTCGTTGCGGTGGGCGTGCCCGATCCACAGCTGCTGCCGGTGTCCGGTCAGGACAGGGCCCTGTTGTCTCGTGTCCGCTGCAGAAGCGAAGCCGTGTCCGTCGGTTGCCGTGGCCCAGGAG
It encodes:
- a CDS encoding sensor histidine kinase, which encodes MTLTRVRTNQSAQSVKVPEATAAQRSERMLTLTAVLFRATGILQVLITVLSHSAQYARPGWVLTVALTVCLESVLLSVYWLRRRKITPVTMSADIALCVAALAANAALTDTQDALTWAYFMYGFTILTSIGIGVAYLRYVAVLAATTALAAGYVLSSLFFGLERPWNALPDTISYFADTSVTWIVARELRRSAGELDTTRAKAVADAAALATERERLRHARALHDRVLQTMETLARGHWIADDRLRAQVAGEATWLRALVRGDPIDHEHDLLTALQAVVCRKTEHGLDVQLVDGSLRQQDAVRAGLAAASVAALSGAVEEALTNVAKHAGVDRAVLHAAATPTQVTISIVDHGRGFDPAHQPVGWGLPQSIRRRLLEIGGHVHLESAPGAGTSVELTLDITNQGNDQSLPTS
- a CDS encoding SigE family RNA polymerase sigma factor yields the protein MYLGRNGDDDTEFVQFATTRWSQLVRTAYMLTGDFHEAEDLVQTTLIKVYTQWRRLRRDETDAYVRRALINNNRSRHRKHRVVHLLMPFLPDATEPDEAAGSEKRDVLLKALSELPPRQRTVVVLRYWEDLSIEEVAHALGCSEGTVKSQASRALAKLRTHPALAIQSLTSLGDAP
- a CDS encoding CHAP domain-containing protein, with the protein product MTAGAPALAATGSSATAHAAPTSTLTAGHQLTAGQSLTVASGEYRLTMQGDGNLVEYTLDNVPLWSSRTAGNAGARADMQGDGNLVVYSSANKALWASNTNAHAGAYLTLQSDGNTVVYSNTNKPLWAAGTNIVVGGSNDYPYANSSIDVSDGAGFLTRECTSFVAWRIRHNLKIADFSNGWHGGWFGHAGTWVANARNLGLVVNSTPAVNSVAVLPAGVDGAGSMGHVGFVLGVGNGTVDVEDYNYADSYDGYRYYSYSRHTIATAGLSFIHFR
- a CDS encoding LuxR C-terminal-related transcriptional regulator; this encodes MIDVAIIDDHPIARCGVEHALSARPNVRVTQSIGSPDELDTGASPPDVLLLDLYLNVDTPSLPAVAELSAWTKVLVMSASGRPRDVVGAIQAGARGYLTKHSSIEMFAQAVETVAAGGFAMSSELADVIHSELGAGPDARSRHGASDGGADAPQLSAREEEALAYIARGFTHAQTATRMGISKATVDTYVERIRRKLQLGNKAELTRAALQRQGKQTAGTE